One segment of Mycolicibacterium baixiangningiae DNA contains the following:
- a CDS encoding glutathione S-transferase family protein has translation MSYVAGGGEFNRDTAYIETRITADGRDGYPVEPGRYRLIVARACPWANRTIIVRRLLGLEDVLSIGFCGPTHDERSWTFDLDPDGVDPVLKIPRLQDAYFKRFPDYAKGITVPAVVEVSTGQVVTNDFPQITLDFSTEWTQYHRDGAPDLYPEKHRDEIDEVAQRIYTEVNNGVYRCGFAGSQRAYEKAYDRLFTALDWLEDRLSGQRFLVGDTITEADVRLFTTLARFDPVYHGHFKCNRAKLSEMPALWGYARDLFQTPGFGDTTDFVQIKQHYYIVHTDINPTKVVPKGPDLANWLTAHGREALGGRPFGDGTPPGPTREGERVPADHTPL, from the coding sequence ATGAGCTATGTCGCCGGCGGAGGCGAGTTCAACCGCGACACCGCCTACATCGAAACCCGCATCACCGCCGACGGTCGCGACGGCTATCCGGTCGAACCGGGGCGGTACCGCTTGATCGTCGCGCGGGCCTGCCCGTGGGCGAACCGCACCATCATCGTCCGGCGACTGCTGGGCCTCGAGGACGTGCTGTCCATCGGCTTCTGCGGACCCACACACGACGAGCGCAGCTGGACCTTCGACCTGGACCCCGACGGCGTCGACCCGGTGCTGAAGATCCCGCGGCTGCAGGACGCCTACTTCAAGCGGTTCCCCGACTACGCCAAGGGGATCACGGTGCCCGCGGTCGTCGAGGTGTCGACGGGCCAGGTGGTCACCAACGACTTCCCGCAGATCACCCTCGACTTCTCGACGGAGTGGACGCAGTATCACCGCGACGGTGCGCCCGACCTCTATCCCGAGAAGCATCGCGACGAGATCGACGAGGTGGCCCAGCGCATCTACACCGAGGTCAACAACGGCGTCTACCGGTGCGGTTTCGCCGGTTCACAGCGTGCGTACGAGAAGGCCTACGACCGGCTGTTCACCGCGCTGGACTGGCTGGAGGACCGACTGAGCGGTCAGCGTTTCCTCGTCGGCGACACCATCACCGAGGCCGACGTCCGGCTCTTCACGACGCTCGCGCGCTTCGACCCCGTCTACCACGGGCACTTCAAGTGCAATCGCGCCAAGTTGTCGGAGATGCCCGCGCTGTGGGGATATGCCCGTGACCTGTTCCAGACCCCGGGCTTCGGCGACACCACCGACTTCGTGCAGATCAAACAGCACTACTACATCGTGCACACCGACATCAACCCGACGAAGGTCGTGCCCAAAGGCCCCGACCTCGCCAACTGGCTGACCGCGCATGGACGGGAAGCATTGGGCGGCAGACCTTTCGGCGACGGCACTCCGCCGGGGCCGACGCGCGAGGGCGAGCGGGTGCCCGCCGACCACACTCCGCTCTAG
- the moaA gene encoding GTP 3',8-cyclase MoaA produces MTVTALGVPTIQRPAAGMPTTGPLVDTFGRIATDLRVSLTDRCNLRCTYCMPAEGLNWLPGEQLLRADELTRLLRIAVTRLGITNVRFTGGEPLVVRHLEDVVAATGALRPRPEMAMTTNGLGLARRAQALKDAGLDRVNVSLDSVDAAHFARITRRDRLHDVLAGLAAAKEAGLTPVKVNAVLDPVTGLDDAISLLRFCLDHGYQLRIIEQMPLDAEHQWQRGRSLEAAGILAALRRHFTLTPDSKPRGSAPAQLWRVDGGTSTVGVIASVSEAFCAACDRTRLTADGQVRNCLFAREESDLRRLLRSGADDDAIEQAWRAAMWTKAAGHGINDEGFEQPDRPMSAIGG; encoded by the coding sequence GTGACCGTGACCGCGCTCGGCGTCCCGACCATCCAACGGCCGGCCGCCGGCATGCCCACGACCGGACCGCTGGTCGACACCTTCGGCCGGATCGCCACCGACCTGCGCGTATCGCTGACCGACCGCTGCAATCTGCGCTGCACGTACTGCATGCCCGCCGAGGGCCTGAACTGGCTGCCGGGCGAACAACTCCTGCGCGCCGACGAACTGACCCGGCTCTTGCGCATCGCGGTGACCCGCCTTGGCATCACCAACGTGCGCTTCACCGGCGGTGAACCGCTGGTGGTGCGCCACCTGGAGGACGTGGTGGCCGCGACCGGTGCGCTGCGCCCGCGCCCGGAGATGGCGATGACCACCAACGGTCTCGGTCTCGCGCGGCGGGCACAGGCACTCAAAGACGCCGGCCTGGACCGGGTCAACGTCTCACTCGACAGCGTCGACGCCGCCCACTTCGCGCGCATCACCCGCCGCGACCGGCTTCACGACGTCCTCGCCGGGCTGGCCGCGGCCAAGGAGGCCGGCCTGACACCGGTCAAGGTCAACGCCGTCCTCGACCCCGTCACCGGCCTCGACGACGCGATCTCGCTGCTGCGCTTCTGCCTCGATCACGGCTACCAACTGCGCATCATCGAGCAGATGCCGCTCGACGCCGAACATCAGTGGCAGCGCGGACGCTCGCTGGAGGCGGCCGGCATCCTGGCCGCCCTGCGCAGGCACTTCACGCTGACACCCGACTCGAAGCCGCGTGGGTCGGCCCCGGCCCAGCTGTGGCGGGTCGACGGCGGTACGTCGACGGTCGGGGTGATCGCGTCGGTGTCCGAGGCGTTCTGCGCGGCGTGTGACAGGACCCGGCTCACTGCCGACGGCCAGGTGCGCAACTGTCTGTTCGCGCGCGAGGAGAGCGATCTGCGGCGGCTGTTGCGTAGCGGCGCCGACGACGACGCGATCGAGCAGGCGTGGCGTGCCGCGATGTGGACGAAAGCTGCCGGCCACGGTATCAACGACGAGGGCTTCGAGCAGCCCGACCGGCCGATGAGCGCGATCGGTGGGTGA
- a CDS encoding molybdenum cofactor biosynthesis protein MoaE, translating into MTAVVLRAAVTEQPIDLAEHEELVAHESAGAVVSFAGVVRDHDGGRGVTRLEYSAHPSAAQVLAEVAAELAAETDGVRAIAVSHRVGPLEIGDAALVAAVAADHRRAAFDTCSRLVDAVKDRIPVWKHQFFGDGSDEWVNSA; encoded by the coding sequence ATGACCGCCGTCGTGCTCCGCGCCGCAGTGACCGAACAGCCGATCGACCTGGCCGAGCACGAAGAGCTGGTGGCCCACGAATCCGCCGGTGCCGTCGTGAGTTTCGCCGGTGTCGTCCGCGACCACGACGGCGGGCGCGGCGTCACGCGGCTCGAGTACTCCGCGCACCCCAGCGCCGCACAGGTCCTCGCGGAGGTCGCCGCCGAACTCGCCGCCGAAACCGATGGTGTGCGCGCGATTGCCGTCAGCCACCGGGTGGGACCCCTCGAAATAGGCGACGCCGCCCTGGTGGCCGCTGTGGCAGCGGACCATCGCAGGGCGGCGTTCGACACCTGTTCCCGGCTCGTCGACGCCGTCAAGGACCGGATACCGGTGTGGAAACACCAGTTCTTCGGCGACGGCTCCGACGAGTGGGTGAACTCGGCCTGA
- a CDS encoding MoaD/ThiS family protein, whose translation MSTTTTIRVAVRFFAAARAAAGTDGETLTVAPGTTVQALVDELASRTPELSRVLARCSYLCDGVAVRNPGMALLNAQTIDVLPPFAGG comes from the coding sequence GTGTCGACCACGACGACGATCCGTGTCGCGGTCCGATTCTTCGCCGCCGCACGTGCGGCCGCAGGCACCGACGGCGAGACGCTGACCGTTGCGCCAGGCACCACCGTTCAGGCGTTGGTCGACGAATTAGCTTCGCGCACTCCGGAATTGAGCCGAGTGCTGGCGCGGTGTTCGTATCTCTGCGACGGAGTCGCCGTCCGGAATCCGGGGATGGCGCTACTCAACGCGCAGACGATCGATGTACTTCCCCCGTTCGCGGGCGGATAA
- a CDS encoding YccF domain-containing protein translates to MRVLLNVIWLIFGGLWLALGYAVAGILCFVLIITIPFGFAAFRIASYALWPFGRTIVEKPGPRPGAVVGNVIWVLLFGIWLAIGHIISAAAMAVTIIGIPLALANLKLIPVSLVPLGKEIVPVDPPVPAMRAAA, encoded by the coding sequence ATGCGAGTACTACTCAACGTCATCTGGTTGATCTTCGGAGGCCTGTGGCTCGCGCTGGGTTACGCGGTGGCGGGGATCCTCTGCTTCGTCCTCATCATCACCATCCCGTTCGGGTTCGCCGCGTTCCGCATCGCGTCGTACGCGTTGTGGCCGTTCGGCCGCACCATCGTCGAGAAGCCGGGTCCCCGTCCGGGCGCGGTCGTCGGCAACGTCATCTGGGTGCTGCTGTTCGGCATCTGGCTCGCGATCGGCCACATCATCAGCGCGGCGGCGATGGCCGTCACGATCATCGGCATCCCCCTCGCGCTGGCCAACCTCAAACTCATCCCGGTCTCGCTGGTGCCGCTCGGCAAGGAGATCGTCCCTGTCGACCCGCCGGTGCCCGCCATGCGAGCCGCCGCGTGA
- a CDS encoding transglycosylase family protein: MSGRHRKPTNPAVSVAKIAFTGAVIGGGGLALAGQAGAATDGEWDRVASCESGGNWAINTGNGYHGGLQFSPSTWSGHGGSEFAPTAFLATKEEQIAVAERVLASQGKGAWPSCGGPLSGATPRNLVEQPLDAAPLNGVLPPPPPINPFAPPPPPPPAPFDAMAAPAPLPPAPLPPEAVAPAPVPPPAAPFDAMAAPAPLPPAPLPPAPAPLPPPPPAAPLAAPLPPAPAPVDPAAWAAPAPAPLDAPLPPPPAPVDSAVAAAAANWDTTVAPAPDQPQPQIWSLGVPAPLQPAPPAPAPAPAPAPAPVPAPAPVAAPAPDPMAPLNAVNVPQPVFDAANQLASGEVPAVPAGLPPVPTEVPHLASPQNLPPGTTVDPAQVPGQSPNVTYLKEIWHAIQTQEISGADALLALTQRPLDTPDPGGPPPILPVAPPAPAPAPAPVPPPA, translated from the coding sequence ATGAGTGGACGGCATCGCAAGCCCACGAACCCAGCAGTAAGCGTCGCCAAGATCGCCTTCACCGGCGCTGTCATCGGCGGCGGAGGCCTCGCCCTCGCGGGCCAGGCCGGTGCCGCCACCGACGGCGAATGGGATCGGGTCGCGTCCTGCGAATCCGGCGGCAACTGGGCCATCAACACCGGCAACGGCTACCACGGTGGCCTGCAGTTCTCCCCCAGCACCTGGTCCGGCCACGGCGGCAGCGAGTTCGCGCCGACCGCATTCCTGGCGACCAAGGAAGAGCAGATCGCGGTCGCCGAGCGGGTGCTGGCCAGCCAGGGCAAGGGCGCATGGCCCTCCTGCGGCGGCCCGCTCTCCGGTGCGACCCCGCGCAATCTGGTCGAGCAGCCGCTCGATGCCGCGCCGCTCAACGGCGTGCTGCCTCCCCCGCCGCCGATCAATCCGTTCGCTCCGCCGCCCCCGCCGCCGCCCGCACCCTTCGACGCGATGGCCGCCCCGGCACCGCTGCCCCCGGCTCCGTTGCCCCCCGAGGCCGTGGCGCCGGCTCCGGTACCCCCGCCGGCCGCACCGTTCGACGCGATGGCCGCCCCGGCTCCGTTGCCGCCTGCCCCGCTGCCGCCCGCACCGGCGCCGCTGCCCCCGCCGCCCCCTGCGGCCCCGCTCGCTGCACCGCTGCCGCCGGCGCCCGCACCGGTCGACCCCGCCGCCTGGGCCGCTCCGGCTCCGGCTCCGCTGGATGCGCCGCTGCCCCCGCCGCCCGCGCCGGTAGACAGCGCGGTGGCCGCGGCCGCCGCGAACTGGGACACCACCGTCGCACCGGCGCCGGATCAGCCGCAGCCACAGATCTGGTCGCTCGGCGTTCCCGCTCCGCTGCAGCCGGCTCCGCCGGCACCGGCCCCCGCGCCGGCACCGGCCCCCGCTCCCGTTCCTGCCCCCGCTCCCGTGGCCGCCCCGGCTCCGGATCCGATGGCCCCGCTCAATGCGGTCAACGTGCCCCAGCCGGTGTTCGACGCGGCCAACCAGCTCGCGAGTGGTGAGGTTCCCGCCGTGCCCGCGGGCCTGCCCCCGGTCCCCACCGAGGTGCCGCACCTGGCGAGCCCGCAGAACCTGCCGCCGGGAACGACGGTCGACCCTGCGCAGGTGCCCGGGCAGAGCCCGAACGTCACCTACCTCAAGGAGATCTGGCACGCGATCCAGACCCAGGAGATCTCGGGTGCCGATGCGCTGCTGGCGCTGACCCAGCGGCCGCTGGACACCCCCGACCCGGGTGGACCGCCGCCGATCCTTCCGGTCGCCCCGCCTGCTCCGGCGCCCGCGCCGGCTCCGGTCCCGCCGCCCGCCTGA
- a CDS encoding helicase-associated domain-containing protein: protein MTAHTPPSGRSEATRGSTGVPLGAWLAQLPDDRLIRLLDLRPDLTQPPPGTIAALAARATSRQSVKAATDDLDFLRLAVLDALLVLHADTAAVPLTKLSELIGARADEGSISAAVDDLRARALVWGDDEVRVAAEAVSGLPWYPGQAVVEMTEHSVDDIARMLAGLDTAQRDLLDRLLEGSPVGRTRDAAPGTPADRPVQRLLAAGLLRQVDDDTVILPRLVGQVLRGEVPGPAELTPPDPVTSSTTIADVDAVAAGAAIDLLREVDVVLEALSAAPVPELRSGGLGVRDLKRLTKATGIDERRLGLILEVAVAAGLLAAGMPDPDPGDGTGTFWAPTVAADRFIESPTAVRWHLLASTWLDLPGRPGLVGSRGPDGKPYAALSDSLYSTAAPLDRRLLLSVLADLPAGSGVDAASASRAMIWRRPRWAVRLQPEPVSGLLTEAHALGMVGRGAIASPIRRLLAGDLAEDVVAAMAKVLPAPIDHFLVQADLTVVVPGPLERDLAEQLSAVAAVESAGAAMVYRVSEASIRRALDTGRTASELHAFFGRHSKTPVPQGLTYLIDDVARRHGQLRVGIAASFVRCEDAALLAQAVAAPATDAVELRLLAPTVAVSQAPIADVLAALRNAGLAPAAEDSSGAIVDVRSRGARVAAPGRRRVYRPAPTPTTQTLGAIVAVLRKVAAAPTGNMRLDPGVAITQLQEAALQQTSVVIGYVDPAGVATQRVVAPVNVRGGQLTAYDPASGRVREFAIHRVTSVVSAENE, encoded by the coding sequence ATGACAGCACACACTCCGCCGTCGGGCAGGAGCGAAGCGACTCGGGGCAGCACCGGCGTCCCCCTGGGCGCCTGGTTGGCCCAACTACCCGACGACCGGCTGATCCGGCTGCTGGATTTGCGCCCTGACCTGACCCAGCCGCCGCCGGGCACCATCGCCGCGCTGGCCGCGAGAGCGACGTCGCGGCAGTCGGTCAAGGCCGCCACCGACGACCTCGACTTCCTGCGGCTGGCCGTGCTGGATGCGCTGTTGGTGCTGCATGCGGACACCGCGGCGGTGCCGTTGACCAAGCTGTCGGAGCTGATCGGCGCGCGCGCCGACGAAGGGTCGATCAGCGCGGCGGTCGACGATCTGCGCGCGCGGGCGCTGGTGTGGGGTGACGACGAGGTGCGGGTGGCGGCCGAGGCCGTGTCGGGGTTGCCGTGGTACCCGGGCCAGGCCGTCGTGGAGATGACTGAACACAGCGTCGACGACATCGCGCGCATGCTGGCCGGACTCGACACCGCACAGCGCGACCTGTTGGACCGGCTGCTCGAGGGTTCGCCGGTGGGCCGCACCCGGGATGCGGCGCCCGGCACACCTGCGGACCGGCCGGTGCAGCGGCTGCTCGCCGCGGGGCTGCTCCGCCAGGTCGACGACGACACCGTGATCCTGCCCCGCCTGGTCGGCCAGGTGCTGCGCGGCGAGGTCCCCGGGCCGGCGGAGTTGACCCCGCCCGATCCCGTCACCTCGTCGACGACGATCGCCGACGTCGACGCGGTCGCGGCCGGAGCGGCCATCGACCTGCTGCGTGAGGTCGACGTGGTGCTCGAGGCGCTGTCGGCGGCCCCGGTGCCGGAACTACGCAGCGGCGGCCTCGGGGTCCGTGACCTCAAACGCCTCACCAAGGCCACGGGTATCGACGAGCGACGGCTGGGCCTCATCCTGGAGGTGGCGGTGGCGGCCGGCCTGCTCGCGGCCGGGATGCCCGACCCCGACCCGGGTGACGGGACGGGCACGTTCTGGGCGCCGACGGTGGCGGCCGACCGGTTCATCGAATCGCCGACGGCGGTGCGCTGGCATCTGCTCGCCTCGACGTGGCTGGATCTGCCCGGCAGGCCGGGGCTGGTCGGCAGCCGTGGGCCGGACGGCAAGCCGTATGCGGCGCTTTCAGATTCGCTGTACTCGACGGCCGCTCCGCTGGACCGCCGGCTGTTGTTGTCGGTGCTGGCCGACCTGCCTGCCGGCTCGGGGGTGGACGCCGCGTCGGCCTCACGGGCGATGATCTGGCGCCGACCCCGGTGGGCGGTGCGGTTGCAGCCCGAGCCCGTCAGCGGCCTGCTCACCGAGGCGCACGCGCTGGGCATGGTGGGCCGCGGGGCGATCGCGTCGCCCATCCGCAGACTGCTGGCCGGCGACCTGGCCGAGGATGTCGTGGCGGCCATGGCGAAGGTGCTGCCCGCACCGATCGACCATTTCCTGGTGCAGGCCGATCTCACGGTCGTCGTCCCCGGGCCGCTCGAACGCGATCTCGCCGAGCAGTTGTCCGCCGTCGCCGCCGTGGAGTCGGCCGGTGCGGCGATGGTGTATCGGGTCAGCGAGGCGTCGATCCGCCGCGCGCTCGACACCGGCAGGACCGCGAGTGAACTGCACGCGTTCTTCGGCCGGCATTCGAAAACCCCGGTGCCACAGGGTCTGACCTATCTGATCGACGACGTCGCGCGCCGTCACGGCCAGTTGCGTGTCGGTATCGCGGCGTCGTTCGTGCGATGTGAGGACGCGGCGCTGCTGGCCCAGGCGGTGGCCGCACCGGCGACCGACGCGGTGGAGCTGCGCCTGCTGGCGCCGACGGTGGCGGTGTCCCAGGCGCCGATCGCCGACGTGCTCGCCGCCCTGCGCAATGCGGGGCTCGCCCCCGCCGCCGAGGATTCGTCCGGCGCTATCGTCGACGTCCGATCCCGCGGTGCGCGCGTGGCCGCGCCGGGTCGGCGGCGGGTGTACCGGCCGGCGCCCACGCCGACCACCCAGACGCTCGGCGCGATCGTGGCGGTGTTGCGCAAGGTCGCCGCCGCGCCCACCGGGAACATGCGGCTCGATCCCGGCGTTGCGATTACGCAGTTGCAGGAAGCGGCGCTACAGCAGACCTCGGTGGTGATCGGCTACGTCGATCCGGCCGGGGTGGCCACCCAGCGGGTGGTGGCGCCGGTAAACGTCCGCGGCGGCCAGTTGACCGCCTACGATCCGGCATCCGGGCGGGTGCGCGAGTTCGCCATTCACCGTGTGACTTCGGTGGTGTCGGCCGAGAACGAATAA
- a CDS encoding cold-shock protein → MPTGKVKWYDAEKGFGFLSQEDGEDVYVRSSALPAGVEGLKAGQRVEFGVAAGRRGPQALSLTLIDPPPSLSKTRRESERAERPEHKHSPDELHGMIGDLITLLESAIQPDLQKGRYPDRKVTRRVSEVVKAVARELDA, encoded by the coding sequence GTGCCGACCGGCAAGGTGAAGTGGTACGACGCCGAAAAGGGCTTCGGCTTTCTGTCCCAGGAGGACGGTGAGGACGTGTACGTCCGGTCCTCGGCGTTGCCCGCGGGTGTCGAGGGGCTCAAGGCGGGCCAGCGCGTCGAGTTCGGCGTTGCCGCGGGACGGCGCGGGCCGCAGGCGCTGAGCCTCACGTTGATCGATCCGCCGCCGAGTCTGAGCAAGACCCGCCGCGAGTCAGAGCGCGCCGAGCGACCCGAGCACAAGCACAGCCCCGACGAACTGCACGGCATGATCGGCGACCTCATCACCCTGCTGGAGAGTGCGATTCAGCCGGACCTGCAGAAGGGTCGCTACCCCGACCGGAAGGTCACGCGCCGGGTGTCGGAGGTCGTGAAGGCCGTCGCCCGCGAACTCGACGCCTGA
- the moaC gene encoding cyclic pyranopterin monophosphate synthase MoaC — translation MVDVSAKDATRRTAVAAGTLHTRPDVVAMIASGGLPKGDALATARVAGIMAAKRTSDLIPLCHQLALTGVDIDFEIGESHVRITATVRTTDRTGVEMEALTAVSVAALTVYDMLKAVDPAARIDDIAVLRKEGGKTGTWTRT, via the coding sequence ATGGTCGACGTCAGCGCGAAGGACGCCACCAGACGCACCGCCGTCGCCGCGGGCACGCTGCACACCCGGCCCGACGTCGTCGCGATGATCGCGTCCGGCGGGCTACCGAAAGGTGACGCGCTCGCGACGGCGCGGGTGGCCGGCATCATGGCCGCCAAACGCACCAGCGACCTGATCCCGCTGTGCCATCAGCTGGCGCTGACCGGCGTGGACATCGACTTCGAGATCGGCGAGAGCCACGTGCGCATCACCGCGACCGTGCGCACCACCGACCGCACCGGCGTGGAGATGGAAGCGCTGACGGCGGTCAGCGTCGCCGCGCTCACGGTGTACGACATGCTCAAGGCGGTCGACCCCGCCGCCCGCATCGACGACATCGCGGTGCTGCGCAAAGAGGGCGGAAAGACCGGCACCTGGACGCGGACGTGA
- a CDS encoding DUF2771 domain-containing protein has protein sequence MKRVLAVLAAVAVLATALTAAMVWQLTRDHEPALPEISAYSRGESTRVGPYQFCDVIDPTDCMPAGQQGELEVDERDPVQLSVPSAIAEAPWRLLQVYEDPANTTESLFRPETRLAVTIPTVDPQRGRLTGIAVQLVTLVQDEAGEVFEIPHAEWSIRMVWR, from the coding sequence GTGAAGCGCGTCCTGGCCGTGCTGGCGGCCGTCGCAGTGCTGGCGACTGCGCTCACGGCGGCGATGGTCTGGCAGCTCACCCGCGACCACGAGCCCGCGCTACCGGAGATCAGCGCCTACTCACGCGGGGAATCGACCCGTGTCGGGCCCTATCAGTTCTGCGACGTCATCGACCCCACCGACTGCATGCCGGCCGGCCAGCAGGGTGAGCTCGAGGTCGACGAGCGCGATCCGGTGCAGCTGTCGGTCCCGTCGGCGATCGCCGAGGCGCCGTGGCGGCTGCTGCAGGTGTACGAAGACCCGGCCAACACCACCGAATCGCTATTCCGGCCCGAGACCCGGCTCGCGGTCACGATCCCGACCGTCGACCCGCAGCGTGGGCGGCTCACCGGTATCGCCGTGCAGCTGGTGACGCTGGTGCAGGACGAGGCGGGCGAGGTGTTCGAGATTCCCCATGCGGAGTGGTCCATCCGCATGGTGTGGCGCTAG
- a CDS encoding MFS transporter has translation MGENHDVAGGRDESDGDFRRDARYYPPRPPAGHDHPGMANYPSDGGSYGRQRRQSVPSANRWLPPLDEPSPSGYQYEPPPGAGTGKVTVTRAAAQRSREMGSKMYGLVHRAATADGADKSGLTALTWPVVANFAVDAAMAVALANTLFFAAASGESKSKVALYLLITIAPFAVIAPLIGPALDRLQHGRRVALAASFLARTALVVLLIANYDGVTGSYQSWVLYPCALGMMVLSKSFSVLRSAVTPRVLPPSIDLVRVNSRLTTFGLLGGTVVGGGVAAGAEYLLNLFHLPGALYVLVAATVAGAALSMRIPKWVEVTAGEVPATLSYHGGSTGLRRDPPSERSGKARQPLGRNTITALWGNCTIKVMVGFLFLYPAFVAKSHDATGWEQLRILGLIGAAAAVGNFIGNMTSARLQLGHPARLVVRAATAVTAAALLTAVTGNLLVAAVATLITSGASAIAKASLDASLQDDLPEESRASAFGRSESLLQLAWVAGGATGVLIYTDLWIGFTTITAVLILGLAQTVVSYRGESLIPGFGGNRPVLAEQEGRRSDTAGVTNE, from the coding sequence ATGGGGGAGAATCATGACGTGGCCGGCGGACGTGATGAGAGTGACGGAGATTTCCGGCGCGACGCCCGTTATTACCCGCCCCGGCCGCCCGCGGGCCATGACCATCCCGGGATGGCGAACTACCCCAGCGACGGTGGGTCCTACGGCCGTCAGCGCAGGCAGTCCGTGCCGAGCGCGAACCGGTGGTTGCCCCCGCTGGACGAACCGTCGCCCTCGGGCTACCAGTACGAACCGCCGCCGGGCGCCGGCACGGGGAAGGTCACCGTCACCCGCGCCGCGGCACAGCGCAGCCGCGAGATGGGGTCGAAGATGTACGGCCTGGTGCACCGGGCCGCGACCGCCGACGGTGCCGACAAGTCCGGGCTGACGGCGCTGACGTGGCCGGTGGTGGCCAACTTCGCCGTCGACGCCGCGATGGCGGTGGCGCTGGCCAACACGCTGTTCTTCGCCGCGGCCAGCGGGGAGAGCAAGAGCAAGGTCGCGCTCTACCTGCTGATCACCATCGCGCCGTTCGCGGTGATCGCCCCGCTCATCGGCCCGGCCCTCGACCGGTTGCAGCACGGCCGCCGCGTCGCGCTGGCCGCGTCGTTCCTCGCGCGTACCGCGCTGGTCGTGCTGCTGATCGCGAACTACGACGGCGTGACCGGCAGCTATCAGTCGTGGGTGCTCTACCCGTGTGCGCTCGGGATGATGGTGCTGTCGAAATCGTTCTCCGTGCTCCGCAGCGCCGTCACCCCGCGTGTGCTGCCCCCGAGCATCGACCTGGTGCGGGTCAACTCCCGGCTGACGACGTTCGGGCTGTTGGGCGGCACCGTGGTCGGCGGCGGTGTCGCGGCCGGTGCGGAATACCTGCTCAACCTGTTCCACCTCCCCGGGGCGCTGTACGTGCTCGTGGCGGCGACCGTCGCGGGGGCGGCGCTGTCGATGCGGATCCCCAAGTGGGTGGAGGTCACCGCCGGTGAGGTCCCCGCGACGCTGAGCTATCACGGCGGCAGCACCGGCCTGCGCCGCGATCCGCCGTCGGAGCGTTCCGGTAAGGCCCGTCAACCGCTGGGACGCAACACCATCACGGCGCTGTGGGGCAACTGCACGATCAAGGTGATGGTCGGTTTCCTGTTCCTCTACCCGGCGTTCGTGGCGAAATCGCACGACGCCACCGGCTGGGAACAGCTGCGCATCCTCGGCCTGATCGGCGCCGCCGCCGCGGTGGGCAATTTCATCGGCAACATGACCAGCGCGCGGCTCCAATTGGGTCATCCGGCGCGACTGGTGGTGCGCGCGGCCACCGCGGTGACGGCTGCGGCCCTGTTGACCGCCGTGACCGGCAATCTGCTGGTCGCTGCGGTCGCCACGCTGATCACTTCGGGGGCGAGCGCGATCGCGAAGGCGTCGCTGGACGCCTCGCTGCAGGACGACCTGCCCGAGGAGTCGCGGGCCTCGGCGTTCGGCCGTTCGGAATCGCTGCTGCAGCTCGCCTGGGTCGCCGGCGGGGCGACCGGGGTGCTCATCTACACCGACCTGTGGATCGGCTTCACTACGATCACGGCCGTGTTGATTCTCGGGCTGGCGCAGACCGTGGTGAGTTACCGCGGCGAATCGCTGATACCAGGGTTCGGCGGAAACCGTCCGGTGCTGGCCGAACAGGAAGGCCGTCGCTCCGACACCGCCGGGGTGACGAACGAGTGA
- a CDS encoding MogA/MoaB family molybdenum cofactor biosynthesis protein, translating to MNRVGRVVIASTRAAAAVYEDRTGPLVVDWLNARGVQTAAAVLVPDGAPVEDALRAAVTDGVDVVITSGGTGISPTDATPQATAAVIDYELPGLAEAIRRAGLPKVPTAVLSRGICGVVGRTLVVNLPGSPGGVKDGLSVLADVLDHALDQLAGKDHPR from the coding sequence GTGAATCGAGTCGGCCGTGTCGTCATCGCGTCCACCCGGGCCGCCGCGGCCGTCTACGAGGACCGGACCGGCCCCCTTGTCGTCGACTGGCTGAACGCACGCGGTGTCCAGACGGCCGCTGCGGTCCTGGTGCCCGACGGCGCACCCGTCGAAGATGCCCTGCGCGCCGCGGTCACCGACGGCGTCGACGTGGTGATCACCTCCGGTGGCACCGGCATCTCGCCGACCGACGCCACCCCGCAGGCCACCGCCGCCGTCATCGACTACGAACTGCCCGGGCTGGCCGAGGCCATCCGGCGGGCGGGGCTGCCGAAGGTGCCGACCGCGGTGCTGTCGCGCGGCATCTGCGGTGTGGTCGGACGCACCCTGGTGGTGAACCTGCCCGGATCGCCCGGCGGCGTGAAGGACGGGCTGTCCGTGCTCGCCGACGTTCTCGACCACGCCCTGGATCAACTCGCCGGAAAGGACCACCCGCGATGA